Proteins co-encoded in one Aerococcaceae bacterium DSM 111021 genomic window:
- a CDS encoding amino acid ABC transporter permease: protein MSEFINTMYQIFMDNRENFIRGAGMTLLIALTGTIVGVIIGLFVGIVRTIPTPKNKVMRIAVGFIKWLLSAYISIFRGTPMIVQAMVIFFGTAILWDWNITPLTASLLIVSVNTGAYMSEVIRGGILSVDEGQYEAAQAIGMSHWQIMQNVVMPQAFRNVLPSIGNEFVINIKDTSVLNVISMNELYFTTNTIAGQNYRYFETFFVTAVIYYILTFIVTQLLQLLERHLAGDSSYALIGGNQVQVTVPKESGE, encoded by the coding sequence ATGAGTGAATTTATAAATACGATGTATCAAATCTTTATGGATAATAGAGAAAACTTTATCCGTGGAGCTGGAATGACCTTACTTATTGCTTTAACCGGTACGATTGTTGGGGTAATCATTGGTTTATTTGTTGGGATTGTTAGAACCATTCCAACTCCCAAAAATAAGGTAATGCGAATTGCAGTTGGCTTTATCAAGTGGTTGTTGAGTGCTTATATCTCTATCTTTAGAGGGACACCAATGATTGTACAGGCAATGGTTATTTTCTTCGGGACGGCTATTCTCTGGGATTGGAATATAACACCTTTAACTGCATCATTATTAATTGTATCTGTTAACACAGGTGCGTATATGTCAGAAGTGATTCGTGGAGGCATTCTATCTGTTGATGAAGGTCAATATGAAGCAGCACAAGCGATAGGGATGAGTCACTGGCAAATAATGCAAAATGTTGTTATGCCACAAGCCTTCCGTAATGTACTGCCATCAATCGGGAATGAATTTGTCATAAACATTAAAGATACTTCCGTATTAAATGTTATATCGATGAATGAATTATACTTTACAACAAATACAATTGCAGGACAAAACTACAGATATTTTGAGACCTTCTTTGTTACAGCAGTTATTTATTATATACTAACTTTTATTGTAACTCAGTTATTACAATTACTGGAAAGACATTTAGCTGGAGATTCTAGTTATGCATTAATTGGAGGCAATCAAGTACAGGTTACGGTACCTAAGGAAAGTGGTGAGTAA
- a CDS encoding transporter substrate-binding domain-containing protein, which produces MKKFFKLLLVLVMLPLVTSINSSHVGAQDNEPLIVGMEGAYPPYNWTQSDDSNDALPIADSNDFANGYDVQIARRLGEALGREVIVAKYEWEGLIPALMSDRIDIIVAGMSPTEERAQAIDFTDPYYELQFAIVVNADSEYANATSLEDFSGARLTGQLSTLHYDLITQIQDVQQEQAMRSFPIMRVALESGRIDGYISEVPEAESATSVNEELAYIIPEPNFDVDTADKTLAIGIKKGNTELLDLVNEALASITDDERADFLEQAIVNQPANQE; this is translated from the coding sequence ATGAAAAAGTTTTTCAAATTGTTATTAGTACTTGTGATGTTACCGCTAGTCACATCAATTAATTCCTCACACGTTGGTGCTCAAGATAATGAACCATTAATTGTCGGTATGGAAGGGGCGTATCCTCCCTATAACTGGACACAGTCAGATGATTCCAATGATGCGTTACCTATTGCTGATTCAAATGATTTTGCTAATGGGTATGATGTTCAGATTGCTCGCCGTCTTGGTGAAGCACTAGGACGAGAAGTGATTGTTGCTAAGTATGAGTGGGAAGGGTTAATTCCAGCGTTAATGTCAGATCGTATCGATATAATTGTTGCAGGTATGTCTCCAACAGAAGAGCGAGCACAAGCTATTGACTTTACAGATCCATATTATGAATTACAGTTTGCAATTGTTGTAAATGCTGATTCAGAATATGCGAATGCGACAAGCTTAGAAGATTTTTCAGGAGCGCGTTTAACTGGGCAATTGAGTACACTCCACTATGATTTAATTACACAAATTCAAGATGTTCAACAAGAACAAGCGATGCGTTCATTCCCGATTATGCGTGTTGCACTGGAGTCAGGTCGTATTGACGGCTATATCTCTGAAGTACCAGAAGCAGAATCAGCGACTTCAGTGAACGAAGAGTTAGCTTACATAATACCTGAACCAAACTTTGATGTAGACACTGCGGATAAGACTTTAGCAATTGGTATTAAAAAAGGCAATACTGAATTATTAGACCTAGTGAATGAGGCTTTAGCTTCTATTACAGATGATGAGCGTGCAGATTTCTTAGAACAAGCGATTGTTAATCAACCAGCTAATCAAGAATAA
- a CDS encoding AI-2E family transporter, with amino-acid sequence MDKLGRLDRMVMKYVILGAVFILVIFNYQHIFYGISEFWNIISPVVYGFVFSYILNLIMVMYEGVWFPETNNEHLLRLRRPISILLALITVIIVIVLVLWLIIPQLISLVQTLLENLPLMITYIQRWIEDLEQIYPEIDTLINNLNINWENIARDAASFANNILGSTFTTFQILTSSLFRLVIILVVAIYALFSKEKLQNQVKRLAKAYLKKDRYRRLGYIMRVTNESFSGFITGMLIEAIIYGSLVTIGMMIFNFPYAGMIGALSGALALVPMVGAILSAIIGTLLIFVQNPIQGLFFLLFNIILQQIESNVIYPRVVGGSIGLPGIWTFIAVTIGGGILGPAGFFLGVPIASAIYKLISSDIEYREHQLIVNPDNNLRQI; translated from the coding sequence ATGGATAAATTAGGTCGTTTAGATCGAATGGTCATGAAATATGTTATTTTAGGTGCTGTATTTATTTTAGTAATCTTTAATTATCAGCATATATTTTATGGGATAAGTGAGTTTTGGAATATAATTTCTCCAGTTGTTTATGGTTTTGTGTTTTCTTATATATTGAATTTAATTATGGTGATGTATGAGGGGGTTTGGTTTCCCGAAACGAATAACGAACATTTGCTTCGTTTAAGACGTCCAATCTCGATATTGTTAGCACTTATTACGGTTATTATCGTAATTGTACTAGTGCTATGGCTCATCATTCCGCAATTGATTTCATTGGTACAAACCTTATTAGAGAACTTACCGCTGATGATTACTTATATTCAAAGATGGATTGAGGATTTGGAACAAATTTACCCTGAGATTGACACGTTAATAAATAACTTAAATATCAATTGGGAAAATATCGCTCGTGATGCTGCGAGTTTTGCAAATAATATCCTTGGATCTACTTTTACTACGTTTCAAATATTAACCTCATCACTATTCCGTCTGGTCATTATTTTAGTCGTTGCAATTTATGCATTATTCTCTAAAGAAAAACTTCAAAACCAAGTAAAACGGTTGGCAAAGGCTTATTTAAAGAAAGACCGTTATCGCCGATTAGGATATATAATGCGGGTGACAAATGAATCATTTTCTGGCTTTATTACTGGTATGCTTATTGAGGCGATTATATATGGTTCCTTAGTTACGATTGGAATGATGATATTTAATTTCCCATATGCCGGTATGATAGGTGCATTATCAGGCGCATTAGCTCTAGTCCCAATGGTTGGGGCGATATTATCTGCTATCATCGGAACATTGTTAATCTTTGTACAGAACCCAATACAAGGCCTGTTCTTCCTGTTATTCAATATTATTTTACAACAAATCGAAAGTAATGTTATCTATCCACGTGTAGTTGGTGGTTCAATAGGCTTACCTGGTATTTGGACCTTTATCGCTGTGACAATTGGTGGTGGAATTCTTGGACCAGCAGGGTTTTTCTTGGGTGTGCCGATTGCTTCGGCAATCTATAAACTAATAAGTTCGGATATAGAGTACCGAGAGCATCAACTCATTGTTAATCCAGATAATAATTTACGCCAAATTTAA
- a CDS encoding MATE family efflux transporter: protein MKDMTSGSPIKRILLFSIPLIIGNIFQLFYNMVDTFIVGRTMGVNALAGIGAAGSVMFFVVGFSQGFTAGTAIPTAQAYGARDYEKVSRSVAINWVLSTLVVLVMTALSMYFLWDILYLMNTPAEIIQYTYDYLIIIFGFMAITILFNMLSNLMRALGDSRTPVIALVIAVIINIILDYVFILVFDMGATGVATATMVSQLIASLICLIYIHKKVYLLKVKARHFKMRKDEVIHHCRIGFPMAFQSSIIAIGSMSVTIALNTLGAEAVAGYSAAQKIDQIVVFVLMSFGVSMATYVGQNFGAKKYDRILRGVKQVLVLSVSVSLIFTVVLVLFGGELTSIFGDSSSKEILRSYGQYFFQLTGPFYWILAILFVLRYTLQGLGESFIPTVAGVMELTMRIIAAFGLSGLIGFAGPVISNPMAWLGAVLALVPAYYRRNKKLVELQHQKATQ, encoded by the coding sequence GTGAAAGATATGACATCGGGGTCACCGATAAAGCGAATTTTATTATTTTCAATTCCTTTAATCATAGGTAATATTTTTCAATTATTCTATAACATGGTTGATACTTTTATTGTCGGTCGAACAATGGGAGTGAATGCTCTGGCAGGTATTGGTGCAGCAGGGAGTGTCATGTTCTTTGTGGTTGGTTTCTCGCAAGGGTTCACTGCTGGAACAGCGATTCCAACGGCTCAAGCGTACGGAGCGCGTGATTATGAAAAAGTCAGTCGTAGTGTAGCAATTAATTGGGTATTATCCACGTTGGTTGTTTTAGTTATGACGGCATTGAGTATGTACTTTTTATGGGATATTCTTTATTTAATGAATACACCCGCTGAAATTATTCAATACACCTATGATTACTTAATTATTATCTTTGGATTTATGGCAATCACAATTCTATTCAATATGTTAAGTAATTTAATGAGAGCTTTAGGAGATAGTCGAACACCGGTGATTGCATTAGTCATTGCGGTTATAATTAACATTATCCTGGACTATGTCTTTATCCTAGTATTTGATATGGGAGCAACTGGGGTAGCTACTGCGACAATGGTATCGCAATTAATTGCCTCTTTAATTTGTTTAATCTATATTCATAAGAAAGTTTATTTATTAAAAGTCAAAGCAAGACATTTTAAAATGCGTAAAGATGAAGTCATTCACCATTGCCGAATTGGATTTCCGATGGCGTTTCAATCTTCTATTATTGCGATTGGGTCAATGTCAGTAACAATTGCCTTGAATACACTGGGAGCTGAAGCAGTTGCAGGATACTCAGCAGCTCAAAAGATTGATCAAATTGTCGTATTCGTCCTAATGTCATTCGGAGTGTCGATGGCAACCTATGTGGGTCAAAACTTCGGTGCTAAAAAATACGACCGTATCTTAAGAGGCGTTAAGCAAGTGCTTGTTCTTTCAGTATCAGTTTCTTTAATCTTTACTGTCGTTTTAGTACTTTTCGGTGGTGAGTTAACAAGTATCTTTGGAGATAGTTCATCAAAAGAAATTCTAAGAAGTTATGGTCAGTACTTCTTCCAATTAACCGGTCCATTTTATTGGATTCTAGCAATTCTCTTTGTCCTTCGTTACACTCTCCAAGGGTTGGGAGAAAGTTTTATCCCAACAGTCGCAGGGGTGATGGAATTAACGATGAGAATCATAGCGGCGTTTGGTCTAAGTGGACTCATCGGCTTTGCCGGTCCAGTTATTTCCAATCCAATGGCTTGGTTGGGTGCTGTGCTAGCCTTAGTTCCAGCTTACTATAGACGCAATAAGAAGTTAGTTGAATTACAACATCAAAAAGCAACCCAATAG
- a CDS encoding amino acid ABC transporter ATP-binding protein — protein sequence MTTIIEVNHLSKQFGQNEVLKDINLTVNEGEVVTVIGSSGSGKSTMLRCINLLEEPTSGEIVYRGSNVLDSSYKATNYRSRIGMVFQSFNLFNNMTVLENCTVGPIKVLNKNKLETERVAKDYLEKVGMSAYINAKPKQLSGGQKQRVGIARALTMEPDVILFDEPTSALDPEMVGEVLKVMRDLADNGLTMVIVTHEMEFARDVSDRVVFMDQGVIAEAGRPEDLFTNPKEERTKLFLERYLSR from the coding sequence ATGACAACAATTATTGAAGTAAATCATTTGAGTAAGCAATTTGGTCAAAATGAAGTATTGAAGGATATTAATTTGACGGTGAATGAGGGGGAAGTAGTGACTGTCATTGGCTCATCTGGTTCTGGTAAGTCAACAATGCTTCGCTGTATTAACTTATTAGAAGAGCCGACTTCAGGTGAGATTGTATACCGTGGAAGTAATGTATTAGATAGTTCTTATAAGGCAACAAACTACCGAAGCCGTATTGGTATGGTATTTCAATCATTTAACTTATTCAACAATATGACTGTATTAGAGAATTGTACAGTTGGCCCAATAAAAGTATTAAATAAAAATAAGTTAGAAACTGAACGAGTTGCGAAAGATTATCTCGAAAAAGTGGGGATGTCGGCTTATATTAATGCCAAGCCAAAGCAACTATCTGGTGGGCAAAAACAACGAGTAGGAATTGCTCGGGCTTTAACTATGGAGCCAGATGTGATCTTATTCGATGAACCGACATCAGCTCTGGACCCAGAGATGGTTGGGGAAGTTTTAAAAGTCATGCGAGATTTGGCTGATAATGGTTTAACGATGGTTATTGTAACGCATGAAATGGAGTTTGCACGTGATGTATCTGACCGAGTTGTTTTTATGGATCAAGGCGTGATTGCGGAAGCAGGTAGACCAGAAGATTTATTTACAAATCCGAAAGAAGAACGGACTAAGTTATTTTTAGAACGGTACTTAAGTCGATAG